The genomic window TGTTTTATTTCCGGTCATGGAAAGATGTTTCTATAAATCAGTTTATAGATGAACTTGACGGTTATCTCAGGTGGTATAATGAAGAACGAATTAAGATGTCTCTTGGGGCGATGAGCCCAGTAGCATACAGACGAAGTATTGGTTTAGCTGTATAAAGAAGTCCAAGAAAATGTCCGCATGCCCCTGAAGGGCATTATGGGTTAGCAGTTACACCAGAGCAAAAGGGAGTGTAATTACTTTTGTGTAAATGGTTTATTCGCTAGTGATTTGTTTAGACTAGTATCGGCTCTTACCTTCTGGCAGATAGGGCAATGCTGGAGAGCAACCCGAGCGCCCAACAGGGTTCTGCCGAGGATAGCTGAGGGGTATTTCCCCCCCGCTATTTTCTATCCTTGAGGAGAATACAAGCGATAAACTCATTCAGCTCATTATTTCCGGTCCCAACCTCTCCTCAAAGTGAATGGCAAATTGGGAGATGCAGCTTTTCCACCCCCTAATCGGCATGGTCCACTTCTTGGTAGCCTCGATTGTTGCTAGGTAGATTATCTTTTTCAAAGCTTCATCGGTGGGGTAGGATGTCTTTGTTTTGGTGACCTTGCGCAGTTGCCGGTGGTACCCCT from Bacillota bacterium includes these protein-coding regions:
- a CDS encoding IS3 family transposase; the protein is FYFRSWKDVSINQFIDELDGYLRWYNEERIKMSLGAMSPVAYRRSIGLAV